One genomic region from Carettochelys insculpta isolate YL-2023 chromosome 4, ASM3395843v1, whole genome shotgun sequence encodes:
- the SMOX gene encoding spermine oxidase isoform X2 codes for MRLQGWPIKVYNLTQEFFQRGKPVNAESQNSVGVFTRDVVRKRIKADPDDSETTKRLKLAMIQQYLKVESCESSSHSMDEVSLSEFGEWTEIPGAHHVIPCGFIKIVEILARSIPESVIQLRKPVKCIHWNQMVNKEIEHVADHNSDHLEEDQGYHVFVECEDCEFILADHVIVTVSLGVLKKYHESMFHPGLPEEKVMAIQKLGINTTDKIFLEFEEPFWSPECNSIQFVWEDEAESESLTYPEELWYKKICSFDVLYPPERYGYVLSGWICGEEALIMEKYDDETVAETCTEMLRKFTGNPNIPKPRRILRSSWGSNPHFRGSYSYTQVGSSGADVEKLAKPLPYTESSKTVPMQVMFSGEATHRKYYSTTHGALLSGQREAAHLIEMYQDLLQCRN; via the exons atgagattacaaggTTGGCCAATAAAG GTCTATAACCTGACTCAGGAGTTCTTTCAACGCGGTAAACCAGTCAATGCCGAGAGCCAGAATAGTGTGGGCGTATTCACACGGGATGTGGTGCGCAAACGCATCAAAGCAGATCCAGATGACTCGGAGACCACCAAGAGGCTAAAACTAGCCATGATCCAGCAGTACCTTAAG GTGGAGAGTTGTGAGAGCAGCTCCCATAGCATGGACGAGGTCTCGCTCAGCGAATTTGGAGAATGGACTGAAATTCCTGGCGCCCATCATGTCATTCCTTGTGGCTTTATCAAAATTGTGGAGATCCTGGCCCGTTCCATTCCAGAGTCGGTCATCCAGCTCCGCAAGCCAGTCAAGTGCATCCACTGGAACCAGATGGTCAACAAGGAGATTGAGCACGTGGCCGACCATAACAGCGACCACCTTGAGGAGGACCAGGGCTATCACGTCTTTGTGGAGTGTGAGGACTGCGAGTTCATCCTCGCTGATCACGTCATCGTGACCGTATCACTGGGAGTCCTGAAGAAGTACCACGAGAGCATGTTCCACCCTGGCCTGCCTGAGGAGAAGGTGATGGCCATTCAGAAACTGGGCATTAACACCACCGACAAAATCTTCCTGGAGTTTGAAGAGCCCTTCTGGAGTCCTGAATGCAACAGTATCCAATTTGTCTGGGAGGATGAGGCCGAGAGCGAGAGTTTGACTTACCCTGAGGAGCTGTGGTACAAGAAGATCTGCAGCTTTGATGTCCTCTATCCGCCAGAGCGGTATGGCTATGTGCTGAGTGGCTGGATCTGTGGGGAGGAAGCTTTGATCATGGAGAAGTACGATGACGAAACTGTGGCGGAAACGTGCACCGAGATGCTGCGTAAATTTACAG GGAATCCGAACATTCCGAAACCTCGCCGTATCCTGCGGTCCTCATGGGGCAGCAATCCACACTTCCGGGGATCCTATTCTTACACCCAGGTTGGGTCTAGCGGGGCTGATGTGGAGAAACTTGCTAAGCCACTGCCTTACACAGAAAGCTCCAAGACGGTT CCTATGCAGGTGATGTTTTCGGGGGAGGCCACTCACAGGAAGTATTATTCCACTACTCACGGTGCTTTACTTTCTGGCCAGAGAGAGGCTGCTCACCTCATTGAAATGTACCAGGACCTCTTACAATGCAGGAACTGA